The segment tagGAAAGACAAGATTACAAAAAAATGTCAACCTTTCATATTCACGTAGAAAAAAAGTCAATAAATCTATCATTAACTTaatacaaaacacaacacaaaaccTGACACAACACATGGAAACTTGGAAACAGCTCATGACTGGCAGTGTTCTTCCTcttcatcactgtcactgctagaaaTCTGAACCTCCACACCCAGTTTGTGCAGTTTGGCCTGGTAGTAGCGTTTCTTAGCCCGCGCTGCTTTCTCTTTCTGCCTGGCGGCTCGTCGCTTCTCCTCCCACACGCACTGCTGCAGCAGGAGCAGGCTCATGGTCTGCTGATGTTCCATTTCCAGTGCCTCCAGCCTCCGTGCCTCCCAGCTTAACTCCGACCCCCGAGGTTCCTGAAACGCGAACGAGTTCTCCGCTGGTGGCAAGGGGTTGACCTGAGGTGCGGGAGGCCCTCTGCGTGGGGGGTCGCGGTCGACGAATGCAGTCCTTGATCCGGACCCTGAACCTGAGCCGGCCCGTGAGTGGCTGTAACTGAAGAGGGAAGACCGGTGTTGGCTGTTTCTGGGAGTGCTGGAATGTGAGAAGAAAGGATGGGAAGGAGGAGAGGGGGCGAGGCCTGGAGGCGTGTCAGAATTCCGTGGAACCTCAGAAGGCAAGACCAAGCCAACATCAATCGCGACAAGTTCCTTACAGTCGACGTTCTATTAAAGAATGACagaaactctgtgtgatgtCATCCAACTAATAtatacagttaaagtcaaaagaaaactTTCATTTATAAGTCATGACAGTCAATAATTTTGGATTtcaataaatgtttttgtttgtttttcaaatAAGACAAAATCAAATTGATTTAAATTATACACAGAGCAATCCAGAACATCCAAGATGAACTGGCGTCCTGTCTAGGGTGAGATACTGCATTTTGCCCAGTAATTCAGGAGAAACCGAATCCACGGCAACCCGGACCAGGacaaatgcaaaataataactaaataaatttgAAGATGATGTTATGCACAAAAAATACATTAGCAAAAAAGTGTTCAATACTTCCAATGTACATGttaagatctgggtttgaatctccgctgtgctatcggccggtccgATTTCTACGCAGACAAGATTGGCTATGCCTGGGAAGGGGGGTGGCCCGAGGccatgcaatggattggcaccctgtccagggtatcctTACATGGCACCTACTGGTTCCCAGTGAAACGTGACTCACCACGACCCAAAGACCCCTGGATAGGATAATCcatttgcatgttttgggaTCAAGAGTTAGCAGAACCAGACACTGGGTgaacttgggtggcacaggggTCTATTATGCTAACCCACAACTGTAGAGACCCAGGTTTAAATCTATGCAGCGTCtacacacacatgattgggTATGTCTGAGGGAGATGCCGGAAGCCCTGCAATGAGTGGTCTAGCGCCCAacgtttcctggtggaaccagacccgCCGTGACCTTGACAAGCCTAGCCCAGAtttccattgcagggcagacacacatacacacacccattcacctatagggcaattcagtgtctacaattaacctgactgcatgtttttggcctgtgagaggaaacccacgcatacacagggagaacatgcaaactctgcacaaaaaggacccggaccgccccgcctagggatcgaacccagtaacttcttgttgtgaggagacagtgctacccaccgagccactgtgccgcagGAGAAtacagttaatgaaaatgaaagaaatatatgaataaataaaacattacgtGATTGTGGTCGGTATCCTCCTGTTCATTTCCGTTGGTACTTGCAGTCACTAAAGGGGAAAGAGGAAACACAGGTCTTACATTTCATTCAGAATGTGGATTACAACATCTGTACTCCTACAATGGCATACAGGATCTCCAATAAGCTTAATAATCTGGAAAAACTGGGACTTTAGTTTATTTGTTGTTGGGACCCAATTCAATAGTTCTAAGCTATTGTAAAGTTCAAAGAAATATCAATAATTAAAATGGGCTAACTTCCAAATCACACCCAAAACACTACCTTACTGACTATGTACTACTACTAATCCCAAGCCCGAATAAAAATAGGCTTGCATCAGGAAGGGAATCcagtgtaaaactgtgccaCGTCTGGTACGCATGCccgatccactgtggtgacccccAAAAAACAATAGCCGCCAGAAAAAAGACATATATTGGGACACAGAGAGATAATCACTTAAGTTAATGAATTATTGTGTAATTAATGTTCACCTGTTTAAACAATCACCAGATATCATGCAAGTtaagtggcacggtggctaagtgggtagcactgtcgcctcacagcaagaaggtcctgggttcgatccccaggtggggcggtccgggtcctttctgtgtggagtttgcatgttctcccaatggccgcgtgggtttcctacgggtgctccggtttcctcccacagtacaaagacgtgcaagtgaggtgaaagtgAGGTGGTCCATGactcgatataaccttgtgaactgatgaatcttgtgtaatgagtaactaccgttcctgtcatgaatgtaaccgaggtgtaaaacatgacgttaaaatcctaataaacaaacaatgcaATAGCATATCAATATGATCTCTGTGCCATCACCCATGAGAAAGAATGCACATGCACACCAGCGCAGTAAAACTGAGAGAACTGATTGAAACGATAAGCCTTTTTCTGAAACATCTCTTATAGTTGTAAATAGTCTAAAACATGGGCAGGTTTTCAAAACTTTAGCACAGTTAAAAGCCTACTTTTTAAGTTGTTTCCGGAAATATTCCTGTTGAAAATCATGGTCGGCCCTGCAAAACACCACACGTTTTTAGTAGCAAGGTGAGGCGTTATATACCTGCTCCAGGTGAACTATTTGTGACCGAGACACAGCTGATATCTCCATCTATATCCTCTAAGTTGGAGATCAGGTTTGGCACCAAAGCCATCACTTCCCGCTGAACCTGTAAGCCGAAGAGAACACCAGTGTTAAATACATCAGGGGTGTAGGAGGGGtgctcacatacttttggccatatagtgtatggaAAGGATACATTATCAACATTAAATCAATTAAAAGTGCCTTGTTAACATTACAGGGCATTTAGAGAAAGTtgtataaagaataaagaatggGCAAGTAACCTGGGTGAGAGCGGTGAGAGGCATTCCGACTGCTTGCTGTTCTTGGCGTCTCTGCAGTGCAACACGACACTCCACCTTCAGCCTCTTCCACAGTGTCTTCAGAGAGCCCACGCTGCTGGGTGGCCGGTTTGGAAAGGCTTCGTTAAAGGCCTGTGCCAGCTCGGCCCACACGGCATTGCGGTACACAGTGGTGTTGGTGTCTTTGCGGAAGTCCTGCACGGCGTCCACCACAGTGTGGATTCTCTGGAGCAGGTAGAGCTTCTGCTCCAGGGTAAAGTTGGGCATTCGGTATGTCATAGAGGTAAGCATCTTCATTTGAACATGTACAGGTAGGTATGTTTGCTTAAAAATCTGTTCTAAAGTCTGGAACGAGAACTAAATCTATTGGCCAGTCAACACAGTCATGAAGTTGGAAAGACCTTAAACTCATTTAGAGTTTCAGTGTGTTATTTATGGCCCATGGTGTTAAAACGTTTCAGTTCTTACTGCATTCATCACAGAACTTTTTTGAAGTAAAAAATGGTTAAGGCTGATTGCTTGATAATGGTAAGATCCACATGATGAACTCTTTTCTCTGCAGTAGGTAGGGCTTTCTGTATAAAAAGAAGACAATGTAACattttatgacatttttaaattacttgttttcattttatttttaaattgggtttgtaaCTAAGACCAGTTACATGTGTAACAGAAACCATTGTGCATATTTATTCTTACTGATACTACCTAatgttctgtaaataaaaaattatttaaacagcCAGACATTCTTGGCCTGACCTCATGAATGCCCTTATGTCTAAATTGGCACAAgtttccacagacacattttaaaatcttGTGTAAAACCTTTCCAAAGAGGCAGAAGAGGCAAGGGGGGGCTCTATATAATTACCAGTGGATTTGGACTATAATGTCAAGCAcattcatggtcaggtgtccactaactttttttattattatttattaggattttaacatcatgttttacactttggttacattcatgacagaaacggtagttactcattacacaagattcatcagttcacaagtttcaatgtcaaacacagtcatggacaattttatatctccaattcacctcacttgcatgtctttggactgtgggaggaaaccgaagcacccggaggaaacccacacagacacggggagaacatgcaaactccacacagaaaggacccggaccgccccacctggggatcgaacccaggaccttcttgctgtgaggcgacagtgctacccaccgagccaccatgccacccgacCACAAACTTAAGCCAAGTATACGTCCAATTAATAATGATGCATCTGATTTGTTTAAATGATTACTTTCGTACTTTTAAAGTTGTACATGGCCATCAATTTGTGCAATATGCTCATGGGTTGAAAGGTGTAGTTGTCATTGCGATAGAAAAAGTTAAGACCTTAAAATAGGTTTGGTGTGTAAAAagttaagaaaataaataaataaaattagaaaagagaagaatattataaatgtgtttcAAAATGCTTAcaacttgattttttttatgtcgTCTTTGCAGCTTGAGGAAACAATAAAGGACACAAAGTATCAGCATAAAGGTCCAGAACTGCATACTAGCGtactaaaaagtatgtaaaaataGTGCGAACAGTTCTGGTTTGACctactatttagtacagtagtatgcaAGTTAGGCCTGTGCTATGGGATTTAACCGCAGCACAAAACCAACCTTATATTAACCGCTTATGTAGCAAATATTAATACATTGTAATAAAGGCTTGCACTTTGTTACAACCCATTTGTTAATTCAGAGCAGTTTATACaggtttaatgtttattttaaataaactcttATATAATCTGGTTCTAGACCTAATCCGTCTGGAGTAAAGACGCTCATGTTTTGGTGTCTGTCCCTACTTGTGAGTGTAATTTAGGGTTAATATTTTAGAATTTTTCCTCAGGCTGTATTCATTTTTAACGCGTTTCATTTTTCCTCAGGCTGTATTCATATGCGCGTTGTGTAGACAGAACGTTAGCTCATTAGCTAAACCAGAGCATCGTATTAAATCAGAAGACGAAGCGGTTCGAGACTAGGATTAAGGCTAACTGTGTTGTTTAATGCGTGCAAAAAACAAAGCACGATCATTTATAATACGACATCCATTAACAAACATCATACACTCACCTGTTaggataaattattaaatttccacaaaaatgtaatttgttCTTCCCCGCCCTTTATGTTTGAGCAGTCTGTCCAATATTTAAACAACAAAGCTACGCATTTGACGCATCGTACGTAAAATATGGTGGCGTACACTGATGTTGCGTACATTCGCTGATCTACAAATCATATGTGCAATACTTCACATTCATTTGCTGGACAAAATGCTTTCTAGATCAACGTTTTTGTCCCGTAATGGTCTGCGCGAGGTTTATAAATTGTCCGATGTAGAAATCATGTATGCTGAGGATTTATGTCATTTTCTGGGAACGATGGTTTGAAGATCTGTGTTTCTGTGACCTCCCGTGCTTGCATTGTCCGATCTACAAACCATATATGCTTTGAATTCACAGTCATTTATTGACGTATGCTTTGAAGATGTAACATGTCACGTTGCTTAAAGgatcttatttacttatttcataTTTTGACATTAACTTTCTACGCCAAATCATTGTGCGAAAGTAGCGTAAATGCTATGATCTACAAATGATCcgaacacacacatttatctgTCAGGAGATCAGTTTTCCTACGTTTCAGTTTCTCAGAGGCGGGTCAATCAGTAGCACGCTGGACTGTGGTTGGTCAGTGTCATTATCGTAAAGGCGGAAGGAGACACACATGCAAAGCAACATGCTGTAGTTGACAGAGCAGTGAATAACACGTCCAGTCACTATAATGAAAGTTTTATAAGATCTGTGAGATATATAACATTGTGATGTAAGAACATTTTCATCTAGATCATTCCGTAAGTAAATGAGCTTATTACCTGCTTTCATgtgtgatatacagtacattatgtaCTGACAGAACAGAATATCACTGAATTGAAATACTAAAACAGAAGTGGAATGTTGTGTCTTATTTCTGTTGGTTTTGCAGTAATGTAAGGGCTTTAAttcatgttattattactatgtaaACTGTTCTAAATGTTAAACGTGGTCTGCGACTGGTTCTAGACCCAATGGTTGTTTTCCAATGGCATCATTGTGTCTTGAGAGCAAAGGTTTAAAAAACAACTCATCAAAAGcatttttgtaatatatttgtATGGTTTCACGTATGTCAGACCTGATCTGTAGttaaacaaagaaaatatttatatcctattttttttgcaaatacaCATCCATTATGTCAATGATTCCTGCAATACACTCAGTGAAACGCAGTGAAAACCTTAAAAACATATAAAGAGGTGACAACTATTAATGTTCTAGTCATTTATGAGCAAGAATGGGCTCCTTTTAATTAGTTTAAGAACAAGGATTTATAACAATGCATAAGTTTTTGTGGTTATTTTACCATCCACATTTCATAATATCAATATATTCTGGGGTTTTAACGTGGTCTTTGTGGGTAAAGTACAAGACCAAAACACTAAAGAGTGAAAGTGACAATACTGCATTAAAATCAGAAGTCATTTACTGATGCAAGTCAGATCCAAGACAGTAAGCTTACTTTGCAGTTTCGGAGATTACTTTAGACTTGTGCATGGTGATTTTAATGAAACTCTTGGacatttgtaatatttgtattaataaagaTTATTGTAATGATTTAGACAGACTTGGCAATGGTTTCATTAAGATAGAACAAGCCACAAATTTTACCTGAAGGCCACTGAGGCTGCAGGTTTGTATTCCAACCAGGTAATAGCTACACCTGATGGAACTAGTCAGTCAACTGAAGTCCAAGAACAACTAATTCATTAAATGTGTGGTCAGATGTAGGTTGTGCCTGGTCAGTAGGTCTgcagtagctcagcggttaaggtactagaccatCCTTAACCTTAACTGCCTGGCCTGTATACAGTtatataattgtaagttgctttggataaaagtgtctgctaaa is part of the Trichomycterus rosablanca isolate fTriRos1 chromosome 7, fTriRos1.hap1, whole genome shotgun sequence genome and harbors:
- the LOC134318252 gene encoding fibrinogen silencer-binding protein codes for the protein MKMLTSMTYRMPNFTLEQKLYLLQRIHTVVDAVQDFRKDTNTTVYRNAVWAELAQAFNEAFPNRPPSSVGSLKTLWKRLKVECRVALQRRQEQQAVGMPLTALTQVQREVMALVPNLISNLEDIDGDISCVSVTNSSPGAVTASTNGNEQEDTDHNHNVDCKELVAIDVGLVLPSEVPRNSDTPPGLAPSPPSHPFFSHSSTPRNSQHRSSLFSYSHSRAGSGSGSGSRTAFVDRDPPRRGPPAPQVNPLPPAENSFAFQEPRGSELSWEARRLEALEMEHQQTMSLLLLQQCVWEEKRRAARQKEKAARAKKRYYQAKLHKLGVEVQISSSDSDEEEEHCQS